One Natronomonas moolapensis 8.8.11 genomic region harbors:
- a CDS encoding nicotinamide-nucleotide adenylyltransferase produces MTRGFYIGRFQPYHEGHHAMVDRIREEIDELVVGIGSADQSHTVRNPFTAGERIMMITKALAEFEMTTYAVPIEDLNRNSVWVSHVQSMSPNFDVAYSNNPLVVRLFEEAGIEVRQSPMFQREEFEGTEVRTRMAAGGDWESLVPRTVAEVIGEIEGVERIQRITETDTNGTDE; encoded by the coding sequence ATGACGCGTGGGTTCTACATCGGGCGGTTCCAGCCCTACCACGAAGGCCACCACGCGATGGTCGATCGGATCCGCGAGGAGATCGACGAGCTCGTCGTCGGCATCGGGAGCGCGGACCAATCCCACACCGTCCGAAACCCCTTCACCGCCGGCGAGCGCATCATGATGATCACGAAAGCGCTTGCGGAGTTCGAGATGACGACCTACGCGGTTCCGATCGAGGACCTCAACCGCAATTCGGTCTGGGTGAGCCACGTCCAGTCGATGAGCCCCAATTTCGATGTGGCGTACTCGAACAACCCCCTCGTAGTCAGGCTCTTCGAGGAGGCGGGGATCGAGGTCAGACAGTCACCGATGTTTCAACGCGAGGAGTTCGAGGGAACCGAGGTCCGGACGCGGATGGCGGCCGGCGGCGACTGGGAGTCGCTCGTCCCCCGAACGGTCGCCGAGGTGATCGGGGAAATAGAGGGCGTCGAGCGCATCCAGCGAATCACCGAAACTGACACCAACGGGACCGACGAGTGA
- a CDS encoding SAM hydrolase/SAM-dependent halogenase family protein has translation MITLASDFGTPYPAAMKGAILGRCDARLVDVSHDFPRQNVRAAAFWLAKILPEFPPAVHLVVVDPGVGTDRAALVVRVGEHALVGPDNGVLLPPARALAETVPDAAAASGTPRDPPIDTYELDPDRPRSSTFHGRDVFAPGAAAVHEMGVERLGELDGLAPTDSVVDLEFPDPERINEGFLGEVLVVDGFGNVVTNVPGEVLGNRSVARIDGEPVQIVRSYAHAEAGEAVVIVGSHGNVECAVNRGRGDDRFGVEPGDALRIEFS, from the coding sequence ATGATTACGCTCGCTTCCGACTTCGGGACGCCGTATCCGGCGGCGATGAAGGGCGCGATACTCGGCCGCTGTGACGCCCGCCTCGTCGACGTCAGCCACGACTTCCCCAGACAGAACGTGCGTGCGGCCGCGTTTTGGCTCGCGAAGATCCTCCCCGAGTTCCCGCCTGCGGTGCATCTGGTCGTCGTCGACCCCGGTGTCGGCACCGACCGCGCCGCCCTGGTCGTGCGGGTCGGCGAGCACGCGCTCGTCGGTCCGGACAACGGCGTGTTGCTCCCGCCCGCTCGCGCGCTCGCTGAAACGGTGCCGGACGCCGCCGCTGCGTCCGGCACCCCCCGCGACCCGCCGATCGACACCTACGAACTCGACCCCGACAGGCCCCGGAGTTCGACGTTCCACGGCCGGGACGTGTTCGCCCCCGGCGCGGCCGCGGTCCACGAGATGGGGGTCGAACGGCTCGGTGAACTGGACGGTCTCGCACCGACCGACAGCGTCGTCGACCTCGAGTTCCCCGACCCGGAGCGGATCAACGAGGGGTTTCTCGGCGAAGTACTCGTCGTCGACGGGTTCGGCAACGTCGTCACCAACGTCCCCGGCGAGGTGCTCGGTAACCGCAGCGTCGCGCGGATCGACGGGGAGCCGGTTCAGATCGTCCGGTCGTACGCCCACGCAGAGGCTGGCGAGGCCGTCGTGATAGTCGGCAGCCACGGCAACGTCGAGTGCGCGGTCAACCGGGGACGTGGCGACGACCGGTTCGGCGTCGAACCCGGCGACGCACTCCGGATCGAGTTTTCCTGA
- a CDS encoding THUMP domain-containing class I SAM-dependent RNA methyltransferase — MHLLATTNGGLESVAAGEIDDLVGRDASIHHRGVVEFDGDVEDVYDLHYRGRTLHRIMAVLADGVVEELADVYELTASAPVEARLPSSDFGVVGTRHGDHEFTSVDVAERVGQAVIDAYRDAAGTRLPVDLDDPTVKLEAYLYDDRFTLAVDLTGESLHKRPYRICEHDAPVRGTLAYAMLRIAGWTPTDRLVDPMAGSATIPTEAALAATGAVPRPDLEPSFGALPGYDVDRFRRRRDAYADPPSGPGTTRGGSPADRPSTGGALDASALDIEAREIRSRWRRCARVNREAAGLEDAFDVVDADAREASIDADRVVTNLPFGVRTGTDLRELYGAFVDRLEAGDIGRLVALTTSPELLPVEPTERYNIPYGRLDAAIVVWEP, encoded by the coding sequence ATGCACCTCCTCGCGACGACGAACGGCGGGCTGGAGTCGGTCGCGGCCGGCGAGATCGACGACCTCGTCGGCCGCGACGCGTCAATACACCACCGCGGCGTCGTCGAGTTCGACGGCGACGTCGAGGACGTCTACGACCTCCACTACCGGGGTCGGACTCTCCATCGGATCATGGCGGTGCTGGCCGACGGGGTCGTCGAGGAGCTGGCGGACGTCTACGAACTGACGGCGAGCGCTCCCGTCGAGGCGCGCCTCCCGTCGTCGGACTTCGGCGTCGTCGGCACCCGCCACGGCGATCACGAGTTCACGAGCGTCGACGTCGCCGAACGGGTCGGACAAGCCGTTATCGACGCCTATCGGGACGCGGCGGGGACGCGTCTCCCGGTCGACCTCGACGACCCGACGGTCAAACTGGAGGCGTACCTCTACGACGACCGCTTCACGCTCGCTGTCGATCTGACCGGCGAGTCCCTCCACAAACGACCCTACCGGATCTGCGAACACGACGCGCCCGTCCGGGGCACGCTCGCGTACGCGATGCTCCGGATCGCGGGGTGGACGCCGACGGATCGGCTGGTCGACCCGATGGCCGGGTCGGCGACTATCCCCACCGAGGCCGCGCTGGCCGCCACTGGCGCGGTGCCCCGACCGGACCTCGAACCGAGCTTCGGGGCGCTCCCCGGCTACGACGTCGACCGGTTCCGCCGCCGCCGCGACGCGTACGCGGACCCCCCGTCGGGACCGGGGACGACGCGCGGAGGGTCACCCGCCGACAGGCCGTCGACCGGGGGCGCACTTGACGCGTCCGCTCTCGACATCGAGGCGCGCGAAATACGCTCGCGGTGGCGTCGCTGTGCGCGCGTCAACCGCGAGGCGGCCGGTCTCGAAGACGCCTTCGACGTCGTCGACGCCGACGCCCGCGAGGCGTCCATCGACGCCGACCGCGTCGTGACGAACCTCCCGTTCGGCGTCCGGACGGGGACCGACCTCCGGGAGCTCTACGGGGCGTTTGTCGATCGGCTCGAAGCGGGCGACATCGGACGGCTCGTCGCCCTGACGACGAGCCCCGAACTGCTCCCGGTCGAGCCGACGGAGCGCTACAACATCCCGTACGGCCGTCTCGACGCCGCCATCGTCGTCTGGGAACCCTGA
- the proC gene encoding pyrroline-5-carboxylate reductase → MTRVSVIGCGNMGGAFLKGLARAGGHHLMAIDLDSEALAAVEAHADETSNDTAAAADADVVVLAVKPDVAEAVLEGLDLSADQTLVTLAAGVSREFVAGRTDASVVRIMPNLAAETGDMAAAATTEGLTDEVRELLEDLGAFVEIDESLMDVSTAVNGSGPAFAFYIIDAMKTAGVEGGLDPEQAETLAAQTFKGAAETVLRDDRSVDELVDAVCSPNGTTIEGMEVLWDSDADEAVAEAVGAAERRSRELAEAFENA, encoded by the coding sequence ATGACACGAGTGAGCGTGATCGGCTGCGGCAACATGGGCGGTGCGTTTTTAAAAGGGCTCGCCCGCGCCGGCGGCCACCACCTGATGGCGATCGACCTCGACTCCGAGGCGCTGGCGGCGGTCGAGGCACACGCCGACGAGACGAGCAACGACACCGCGGCGGCGGCCGACGCCGACGTCGTCGTCCTCGCGGTCAAGCCGGACGTCGCCGAGGCGGTGCTCGAGGGGCTCGACCTCTCGGCCGATCAGACGCTCGTCACGCTGGCGGCCGGGGTCTCGCGGGAGTTCGTCGCCGGGCGAACCGACGCCTCGGTGGTCCGAATCATGCCGAACCTCGCGGCCGAGACGGGCGATATGGCGGCGGCCGCGACGACCGAGGGTCTCACCGACGAGGTCCGAGAACTGCTCGAGGACCTCGGGGCGTTCGTCGAGATCGACGAGTCGCTGATGGACGTTTCGACGGCGGTCAACGGGAGCGGTCCGGCCTTCGCGTTTTATATCATCGACGCGATGAAGACCGCCGGCGTCGAGGGCGGCCTCGACCCCGAACAGGCCGAGACCCTCGCAGCCCAGACGTTCAAGGGGGCCGCCGAAACCGTCCTCCGGGACGACCGGAGCGTCGACGAGCTCGTCGACGCGGTCTGCTCGCCGAACGGGACCACCATCGAAGGGATGGAGGTGCTGTGGGACAGCGACGCCGACGAGGCGGTCGCCGAGGCCGTCGGCGCGGCCGAGAGGCGTTCGCGGGAACTCGCCGAGGCGTTCGAGAATGCGTGA
- the proB gene encoding glutamate 5-kinase, whose protein sequence is MRETVAVEALDDQTVDRARARAAAAGRVVVKAGTNSLTDEDSRLDRVKLDKLVTDIMDLRDRGTDVVLVSSGAVGAGTGLLGADVGQDPNLIEESQALSTVGQGHLMRHYTQSFERYDQRVAQILLTGKDLDTPERFRNFTNTVETLLEWGVVPIINENDAVATEELRIGDNDMLSASVAIGLDVELLVTLTDVGGVYTGNPKRNPDAELIDAVGANYESVLGLVDESTTAAFGGIQTKFEGARDVSECGIPAIIAGSADPDVLDRIAEGESVGTIFVPMDGETDD, encoded by the coding sequence ATGCGTGAGACGGTCGCCGTCGAGGCGCTCGACGACCAGACAGTCGATCGAGCGCGCGCGCGAGCCGCCGCGGCCGGCCGGGTCGTCGTCAAGGCCGGGACGAACTCGCTGACCGACGAGGACTCGCGGCTCGACCGCGTCAAACTCGACAAACTCGTCACGGACATTATGGATCTCCGGGATCGCGGCACCGACGTCGTGTTGGTCTCCTCGGGCGCGGTCGGGGCCGGGACGGGCCTGCTCGGCGCCGACGTCGGGCAGGACCCGAACCTGATCGAGGAGAGCCAGGCGCTCTCGACGGTCGGGCAGGGCCACCTGATGCGACACTACACCCAGAGCTTCGAGCGCTACGACCAGCGGGTCGCTCAGATCCTCCTCACCGGCAAAGACCTCGACACGCCCGAGCGGTTCAGAAACTTCACCAACACGGTCGAGACGCTTCTGGAGTGGGGCGTCGTCCCGATCATCAACGAGAACGACGCGGTCGCGACGGAGGAACTCCGCATCGGCGACAACGACATGCTGTCGGCCTCCGTCGCGATCGGCCTCGACGTCGAACTGTTGGTCACGCTGACGGACGTCGGCGGCGTCTACACGGGCAACCCGAAACGCAACCCCGACGCCGAGTTGATCGACGCCGTCGGGGCGAACTACGAATCCGTACTGGGGCTTGTCGACGAGAGCACGACCGCGGCCTTCGGCGGCATCCAGACCAAATTCGAGGGAGCCAGAGACGTAAGCGAGTGCGGCATCCCGGCGATCATCGCCGGGTCCGCCGACCCCGATGTCTTGGATCGGATCGCCGAGGGGGAATCCGTCGGAACCATATTCGTTCCGATGGACGGTGAGACCGATGACTGA
- a CDS encoding glutamate-5-semialdehyde dehydrogenase: MTESDHDPGGDRDTDTQVTAAGSAALRLANVESADRNAALESIAGAVREREAEILEANAEDVAEAEAMLERGEYTQALVDRLKLDAAKLDDIASMVESVAEQDDPLGATLSARELDDGLELYRVAVPIGVVATVFESRPDALVQIAALALKSGNAVILKGGSEASESNRILYEVIREATDGRFETIPNGWAQLIEAHEAVDRLLELDEQVDLVMPRGSSEFVSYIQDNTQIPVLGHTEGVCHVYVDSEADLGMAEDVAFDAKVQYPAVCNAVETLLVNESVAADVLPGLVERYEEAGVEVRGDAATREVVDVGAATAEDWRTEYGDLELSVKLVGDVYEAVEHINENGSKHTESILTEDADTAETFMTGIDAASVFHNASTRFADGYRYGLGAEVGISTGKIHARGPVGLEGLTTYKYYLEGDGHLVASYSGADALPFTHAELDAEWTPGRRSGE, from the coding sequence ATGACTGAGTCCGATCACGACCCCGGGGGCGACCGCGACACCGACACGCAGGTGACGGCGGCGGGAAGCGCCGCGTTGCGACTCGCGAACGTCGAGTCGGCCGACCGGAACGCGGCGCTCGAATCGATCGCCGGTGCCGTCCGCGAGCGCGAGGCGGAGATACTCGAGGCCAACGCCGAGGACGTCGCCGAGGCCGAGGCGATGCTCGAGCGCGGCGAGTACACCCAGGCGCTCGTCGACCGGCTGAAACTCGACGCCGCAAAGCTCGACGACATCGCCTCGATGGTCGAAAGCGTCGCCGAGCAGGACGACCCCCTCGGGGCGACGCTGTCGGCGCGAGAACTCGACGACGGTCTCGAACTCTACCGGGTCGCCGTCCCCATCGGCGTCGTCGCGACGGTGTTCGAGTCCCGCCCCGACGCTCTGGTCCAGATCGCCGCCCTCGCGCTGAAATCGGGCAACGCCGTCATCCTCAAGGGCGGCAGTGAGGCCAGCGAGTCGAACCGGATCCTCTATGAGGTCATCCGGGAGGCGACGGACGGGCGCTTCGAGACGATCCCGAACGGGTGGGCGCAGTTGATCGAGGCCCACGAGGCGGTCGATCGCCTCCTGGAGTTGGACGAACAGGTCGACCTCGTGATGCCGCGTGGCTCCTCGGAGTTCGTCTCTTACATCCAGGACAACACCCAGATCCCCGTGTTGGGCCACACCGAAGGCGTCTGTCACGTCTACGTCGACAGCGAGGCCGACCTCGGGATGGCCGAGGACGTCGCCTTCGACGCGAAGGTCCAGTACCCCGCAGTGTGTAACGCCGTCGAGACGCTGCTCGTCAACGAGTCGGTCGCCGCCGACGTCCTGCCGGGTCTCGTCGAGCGCTACGAGGAGGCGGGCGTGGAGGTGCGCGGCGACGCCGCGACCCGCGAGGTCGTCGACGTGGGCGCGGCGACGGCCGAGGACTGGCGGACGGAGTACGGCGACCTCGAGCTGTCGGTCAAGCTCGTCGGCGACGTCTACGAGGCCGTCGAACACATCAACGAGAACGGCTCGAAACACACCGAATCGATCCTCACCGAGGACGCCGACACCGCCGAGACGTTCATGACTGGGATCGACGCCGCGTCGGTCTTTCACAATGCCTCGACGCGCTTCGCCGATGGCTACCGCTACGGCCTCGGCGCGGAGGTCGGCATCTCGACCGGCAAGATTCACGCCCGCGGACCGGTCGGGCTGGAGGGGCTGACGACCTACAAGTACTACCTCGAGGGCGACGGTCACCTCGTCGCGAGCTATTCGGGCGCGGACGCGTTGCCCTTCACCCACGCCGAACTCGACGCCGAATGGACGCCCGGCCGCCGATCGGGCGAGTAG
- a CDS encoding diadenylate cyclase gives MLDRETTRMNYETSQGHMDLLRYTCETLSLEFDRWDEPYVSGPSLYFLIVADVDFVEYTDPLGANTWPIDRCGVVSESAEPFVDVARDVAFSCDGAVVVAADGTIQEQMVRVRSPSPEEMDTDEALSYPDWMGTKHLSALEISTREEVLWAVTLSEEDGRVTSFLNGTYKDYPREGIGGRWRPE, from the coding sequence ATGCTCGACCGCGAAACCACCCGGATGAACTACGAGACCAGCCAGGGGCACATGGATCTCCTCCGATACACGTGTGAGACGCTGAGCCTCGAGTTCGACCGCTGGGACGAGCCGTACGTCTCCGGACCGAGCCTGTACTTTCTCATCGTCGCCGACGTCGACTTCGTGGAGTACACCGACCCCCTCGGCGCGAACACCTGGCCGATCGATCGTTGCGGCGTCGTCTCCGAGTCGGCCGAGCCGTTCGTCGACGTGGCCCGGGACGTGGCGTTCAGTTGCGACGGGGCCGTCGTCGTCGCCGCCGACGGGACGATCCAAGAACAGATGGTCCGCGTTCGGAGCCCCTCTCCGGAGGAGATGGACACCGACGAGGCGTTGTCCTACCCCGACTGGATGGGCACTAAACACCTGAGCGCGCTCGAGATTTCTACCCGCGAGGAGGTGCTGTGGGCGGTCACGCTGAGCGAAGAGGACGGCCGCGTCACGTCCTTTCTGAACGGGACGTACAAGGACTACCCGCGCGAGGGGATCGGCGGGCGGTGGCGGCCGGAATAG
- a CDS encoding RlmE family RNA methyltransferase has translation MSGKDDYYNRAKQQGYRSRAAYKLKQLDSDAGLVSDGDTVVDLGAAPGGWLQVASELVGEGGTVVGVDLQRIDSIDGVETIRGDMTDEGTREQIVESVGEADAVVSDMAPNMTGEYSLDHARSVYLARMAFETALELLAPGGDFVAKVFEGPDTDALRADIDEEFEYVRTIHPDASRDSSSELYMVAKGRLTAPVREGDRVEVDVEDVGREGDGIAKLAGYTVFVPDTDPGETVEIRVTGVKPRFGFGELVE, from the coding sequence ATGAGCGGCAAAGACGACTACTACAACCGGGCCAAACAGCAGGGCTACCGCTCGCGGGCCGCCTACAAGCTCAAACAGCTCGATTCGGACGCGGGCCTCGTGAGCGACGGCGACACGGTCGTCGATCTGGGCGCCGCCCCCGGCGGGTGGCTCCAGGTCGCGAGCGAACTCGTCGGCGAGGGCGGCACCGTCGTCGGCGTCGACCTCCAGCGGATCGATTCGATCGACGGCGTCGAGACGATCCGAGGCGACATGACCGACGAGGGGACGCGCGAGCAGATCGTCGAGTCGGTCGGCGAGGCCGACGCCGTCGTCTCCGATATGGCCCCGAACATGACCGGCGAGTACTCGCTGGATCACGCTCGCTCGGTGTATCTCGCCCGGATGGCCTTCGAGACGGCACTGGAGCTGCTCGCCCCCGGCGGCGACTTCGTCGCGAAGGTGTTCGAGGGGCCCGACACCGACGCGTTGCGGGCCGACATCGACGAGGAGTTCGAGTACGTCCGGACGATCCACCCCGACGCCTCGCGGGACTCCTCCTCGGAGCTGTACATGGTCGCGAAGGGTCGGCTCACCGCGCCCGTCCGGGAGGGCGACCGGGTCGAGGTCGACGTCGAGGACGTCGGCCGCGAGGGCGACGGCATCGCGAAACTCGCAGGCTACACCGTGTTCGTCCCCGACACCGACCCCGGCGAGACGGTCGAGATCCGGGTGACGGGCGTGAAACCGCGGTTCGGCTTCGGCGAACTCGTCGAGTAG
- a CDS encoding AbrB/MazE/SpoVT family DNA-binding domain-containing protein encodes MAGEVRADDRGRVTIPKELRDRYGDQYRLVELDSGIKLVPIPDDPLEELRAAATDELREASLSDLEAAASEEAGEQASEHVR; translated from the coding sequence ATGGCTGGAGAGGTTCGAGCGGACGACCGCGGGCGGGTCACGATACCGAAAGAGTTGCGCGACCGGTATGGCGACCAGTACCGGCTGGTGGAACTGGACAGCGGCATCAAACTGGTGCCAATCCCGGACGACCCACTTGAGGAACTCCGGGCGGCCGCGACCGACGAACTCCGCGAAGCATCGTTGAGTGATCTCGAAGCCGCAGCCAGCGAGGAGGCCGGAGAGCAAGCGAGTGAGCATGTACGCTGA
- a CDS encoding zinc-binding metallopeptidase family protein, with protein MYADLDVWLALLKNDDWLSDRAERLLDEHEGELEVSLATFIELFLVEERFAFDRERAVTAILELATYDGDPDVVYQASEHIDEGLTTFDAFHAALSGGRIVSSDGAYDCLGGVQRVRLEPDESEDAAG; from the coding sequence ATGTACGCTGATTTGGACGTGTGGCTGGCGCTCCTGAAGAACGACGACTGGCTGAGCGACCGCGCCGAACGGCTCCTCGACGAACACGAGGGGGAACTGGAGGTGTCGCTGGCTACGTTTATCGAGCTGTTCCTCGTCGAGGAACGGTTTGCCTTCGACCGCGAACGAGCGGTGACAGCAATCCTCGAGCTGGCAACGTACGACGGCGATCCCGACGTCGTGTATCAGGCCTCGGAACACATCGACGAGGGACTGACAACGTTCGACGCGTTCCACGCCGCACTCTCGGGTGGGCGCATCGTCTCCAGTGACGGTGCATACGATTGCCTCGGTGGTGTCCAACGCGTTCGGCTCGAACCCGACGAGAGCGAGGACGCCGCGGGGTGA
- a CDS encoding sodium-dependent transporter, whose protein sequence is MSSLEADREQWSTRAGFVLAAVGSAVGLGNIWRFPFVTGEGGGAGFLLVYLLFVASIGLPAILIEFVVGRRTRSNPIGAFERIGTGVWRYVGWVFVVTTFVIMSYYSVVAGWTIRYTILGLGEGYATDPGAAGEQFLTLAQGVEAMAFHALFLLVIVAIVGLGIRRGIEVAVKVMMPAIVLIVAGLAVWAATLDGASAAYAYYLSPDFGSIAADWTSILPAAAGQAFYTLSLGFGIMITYASYLGEDRNLIEDAAIIIGFDTAIALAVGLVVFPILFTAGIDPGDPGVGAIFITLAAAFGGLTAGGLVGAVFFLTVAVAALSSAISLTEVVVAYAIDERGMGRLRATALVCAALFVLGLGPAYDIVLLELYDGFADGVLLLLGGLLVTAYVAWGWSEEAIEELEAGIGHLDRLGTCWIWLARVPVLVVVAVSLALGVVEYVGFIEESFLPWLRGS, encoded by the coding sequence ATGTCTTCTCTCGAAGCGGACCGCGAACAGTGGTCGACGCGTGCGGGGTTCGTGCTCGCGGCGGTCGGTAGCGCCGTCGGACTCGGAAACATCTGGCGGTTCCCGTTCGTGACCGGCGAGGGCGGTGGGGCGGGGTTTCTGCTCGTGTACTTGCTCTTCGTCGCCTCGATCGGTCTCCCGGCGATCCTCATCGAGTTCGTCGTCGGGCGACGGACCCGCTCCAATCCGATCGGGGCGTTCGAGCGGATCGGAACCGGCGTCTGGCGGTACGTCGGATGGGTCTTCGTCGTGACGACGTTCGTCATCATGTCGTACTACAGCGTCGTCGCGGGGTGGACGATCCGCTATACGATCCTCGGGCTGGGCGAGGGATACGCCACCGATCCGGGGGCCGCGGGCGAGCAGTTCCTGACGCTGGCCCAGGGCGTCGAGGCGATGGCGTTTCACGCGCTCTTCTTGCTCGTCATCGTCGCCATCGTCGGGTTGGGTATCCGCCGCGGGATCGAGGTGGCCGTGAAAGTCATGATGCCGGCGATCGTCCTCATTGTGGCCGGTCTCGCCGTCTGGGCGGCGACGCTCGACGGCGCGAGCGCGGCGTACGCATACTACCTTTCGCCGGACTTCGGCTCGATCGCCGCCGACTGGACGTCGATCCTCCCCGCGGCGGCGGGGCAGGCGTTCTACACGCTCTCGCTCGGGTTCGGCATCATGATCACCTACGCCTCCTATCTGGGCGAGGACCGGAACCTGATCGAGGACGCGGCGATCATCATCGGCTTCGACACCGCGATCGCGCTCGCCGTCGGGTTGGTCGTCTTCCCGATCCTCTTTACCGCGGGGATCGACCCGGGCGATCCGGGCGTCGGTGCGATCTTCATCACGCTCGCGGCGGCCTTCGGCGGACTCACTGCGGGCGGGCTAGTCGGAGCGGTGTTCTTTCTCACCGTCGCCGTCGCCGCACTGTCGAGCGCAATCAGCCTGACGGAGGTGGTCGTCGCCTACGCGATCGACGAACGCGGGATGGGCCGATTGCGGGCGACGGCGCTCGTCTGCGCCGCGCTCTTCGTCCTCGGACTCGGCCCGGCCTACGACATCGTGTTGCTGGAGTTGTACGACGGGTTCGCCGACGGGGTGTTGTTGCTCCTCGGCGGGCTTCTCGTGACGGCCTACGTCGCCTGGGGATGGTCAGAGGAGGCGATCGAGGAGCTCGAAGCGGGGATCGGCCACCTCGACCGCCTCGGCACCTGCTGGATCTGGCTGGCCCGCGTGCCGGTGCTCGTCGTGGTCGCCGTCTCGCTCGCGCTCGGGGTCGTGGAGTACGTCGGGTTCATCGAGGAGTCGTTTCTCCCGTGGCTGCGAGGCTCATAG
- a CDS encoding queuosine precursor transporter, producing the protein MSRPAATATARPAPPAGAVVLAAVFVASLATAQLTAAKVLAFELPVALPLTGAELALPGAALAYALTFLASDCYTELYGRRAAQVLVNAAFAMNFLVLALVWSTILAPAADPEFAGTFAEVLGASTNIVAGSLLAYVVSQNYDVIVFDAIKRRTDGRYLWLRNIASTGTSQLLDTVLFVGIAFWAMPTAFGIGPQLPTAAVVSLMIGQYLLKLLIALLDTPLVYLITGAVRRSDPSVA; encoded by the coding sequence ATGAGTAGGCCGGCCGCGACCGCGACCGCCCGCCCTGCCCCGCCCGCGGGTGCGGTCGTCCTCGCGGCGGTTTTCGTCGCCTCGCTCGCGACGGCCCAGCTGACGGCGGCGAAGGTGTTGGCGTTCGAACTCCCCGTTGCGCTCCCGCTGACGGGGGCCGAGTTGGCGCTGCCGGGCGCGGCGCTGGCGTACGCGTTGACGTTTTTGGCCTCCGATTGCTACACCGAACTCTACGGACGACGGGCCGCGCAGGTACTCGTCAACGCCGCCTTCGCGATGAACTTCCTCGTGCTCGCGTTGGTCTGGAGTACGATCCTCGCGCCGGCGGCTGATCCGGAGTTCGCCGGCACCTTCGCCGAGGTGCTCGGCGCGTCGACGAATATCGTCGCCGGAAGCTTACTCGCCTACGTCGTCAGCCAGAACTACGACGTAATCGTCTTCGACGCGATCAAACGACGAACTGACGGTCGGTATCTGTGGCTCCGGAACATCGCCTCGACGGGAACGAGCCAGTTGCTCGACACCGTCCTCTTCGTCGGTATCGCCTTTTGGGCGATGCCGACCGCGTTCGGAATCGGCCCGCAACTCCCGACTGCGGCCGTGGTGTCGCTGATGATCGGTCAGTACCTCCTCAAGCTGTTGATTGCGCTCCTCGATACGCCGTTGGTATACCTCATCACGGGCGCGGTGCGTCGCTCCGATCCCAGCGTGGCCTGA
- a CDS encoding ribbon-helix-helix domain-containing protein: MPKISVEIPSELLADLDDHVGDDGKFVNRSDAVRASIRKTLDLLDDIDARHDRLEVDDE; the protein is encoded by the coding sequence ATGCCCAAAATAAGCGTAGAGATCCCCTCGGAGTTGCTCGCTGACCTCGACGACCACGTCGGCGACGACGGGAAGTTCGTCAATCGAAGCGACGCCGTCCGGGCGTCGATCCGGAAGACGCTCGACCTGCTCGACGACATCGACGCCCGTCACGACCGCCTCGAGGTCGACGATGAGTAG